From the Teredinibacter turnerae T7901 genome, one window contains:
- a CDS encoding bifunctional prephenate dehydrogenase/3-phosphoshikimate 1-carboxyvinyltransferase, translating into MTQFNKVVIVGLGLIGGSLAAGLRKRAVCREVIGVARRPETCLKAQEMGVVDSAYCSLDDVLEQLEAGDIIFIAVPTLTLREVFKALKGRLAEGVIVTDGASVKGSVERDVREIFGEFPPAVVLGHPIAGSEKSGVEAAESELYVDHRVILTPVAENDPAAVKAVAKLWHAVGAEVLEMPVDEHDMVLGCTSHLPHVIAFSLVDTLAHDSKNENIFRYAAGGFRDFTRIASSDAIMWRDIMLANKASVLDAIDLFSDNLSRLRDIISREDAVEMTGVFTRAKSARDRFTNMLEHKAYLRNMQNSEHKNVVYSVAPGGSVTGTIRVPGDKSISHRSIMLGSLAEGVTRIEGFLEGEDALATLQAFRDMGVVIEGPENGAVTVHGVGLHGLKQPSGPLYVGNSGTSMRLLSGILAGQSFTSELTGDESLSKRPMNRVANPLREMGATVETGEEGRPPVRVSGGSALHAIDYVMPMASAQVKSCVLLAGLYADGETKVTEPAPTRDHTERMLRGFGYQVNRNGSTISLRSGGKLTAADIDIPADISSATFFMVAAAIAPGSDITLTHVGINPTRIGVINILREMGANLTLQNEREVGGEPVADIRVQYAPLKGIAIPEDQVPLAIDEFPALLVAAACAEGETVLTGAEELRVKETDRIQAMADGLQALGIECSPTPDGIRVIGGTLTGGAVESFHDHRIAMSFTVAALRASGPITVNNCANVTTSFPNFVALAKTVGISLEVNHS; encoded by the coding sequence ATGACACAATTTAACAAGGTGGTCATTGTCGGCCTCGGGCTGATTGGTGGGAGTCTGGCTGCGGGTTTGCGCAAACGCGCGGTTTGCAGAGAAGTTATCGGCGTTGCAAGGCGCCCGGAAACCTGCCTTAAAGCGCAGGAGATGGGCGTAGTGGATTCGGCCTACTGCAGCCTGGACGATGTGCTGGAACAGCTTGAGGCGGGCGATATAATTTTTATCGCTGTGCCTACCCTCACGTTGCGCGAGGTTTTCAAAGCGCTTAAAGGGCGCTTGGCCGAGGGGGTGATTGTTACCGATGGGGCCAGCGTAAAAGGGAGCGTGGAGCGCGATGTGCGGGAGATTTTTGGTGAATTTCCACCGGCCGTTGTGCTGGGGCACCCAATAGCCGGCTCAGAGAAGAGCGGCGTAGAAGCGGCCGAGAGTGAATTATATGTGGATCACCGGGTGATTCTCACACCGGTAGCCGAGAACGACCCTGCTGCCGTGAAAGCGGTGGCAAAACTGTGGCACGCGGTCGGCGCGGAAGTCTTGGAAATGCCGGTGGATGAACACGACATGGTGTTGGGTTGCACCAGTCACCTGCCACATGTCATCGCGTTTTCACTGGTCGATACACTCGCTCACGACAGCAAGAATGAAAATATTTTTCGCTACGCGGCCGGCGGTTTTCGGGATTTCACACGAATTGCTTCCAGCGATGCCATCATGTGGCGCGACATTATGCTGGCGAATAAAGCGAGTGTGCTGGACGCTATCGACTTGTTTTCCGATAATCTTTCGCGCCTGCGGGACATTATCAGCCGCGAAGATGCGGTAGAAATGACCGGCGTCTTCACCCGGGCGAAGTCAGCCCGAGACCGATTCACCAACATGCTTGAGCACAAAGCTTACTTACGAAATATGCAAAATTCAGAACATAAAAATGTGGTTTACTCAGTGGCGCCAGGCGGTTCCGTAACCGGCACTATTCGTGTTCCCGGCGATAAATCTATTTCGCACCGCTCGATTATGCTCGGTTCGCTGGCAGAAGGCGTAACCCGTATTGAGGGTTTTCTGGAGGGTGAAGATGCACTGGCAACCTTGCAGGCATTTCGCGATATGGGTGTGGTCATCGAAGGCCCTGAAAATGGCGCGGTAACGGTGCATGGCGTTGGCTTGCACGGTTTGAAGCAACCTTCCGGCCCCTTGTATGTTGGCAATTCCGGAACGTCCATGCGATTGCTTTCTGGCATTCTTGCCGGGCAGTCATTCACCAGCGAACTTACCGGCGATGAATCGTTGAGCAAGCGCCCGATGAACCGGGTGGCGAACCCGTTGCGTGAAATGGGAGCGACTGTCGAGACCGGCGAAGAAGGGCGACCACCGGTAAGAGTGAGCGGTGGCAGCGCGCTGCACGCGATTGACTATGTGATGCCGATGGCCAGTGCGCAGGTTAAATCCTGTGTGCTGCTCGCAGGACTCTACGCTGATGGGGAAACGAAAGTCACAGAACCGGCGCCAACGCGCGACCATACCGAACGCATGTTGCGTGGCTTTGGGTATCAGGTGAACCGTAACGGCAGCACTATTTCTCTGCGGTCGGGTGGCAAACTTACCGCAGCCGATATTGATATCCCTGCGGATATTTCTTCCGCGACGTTTTTTATGGTGGCGGCAGCCATCGCGCCGGGATCGGATATTACTCTGACTCACGTTGGCATTAACCCTACGCGCATTGGTGTAATTAATATTTTGCGGGAAATGGGTGCGAACCTGACGTTGCAAAATGAGCGTGAAGTCGGTGGTGAACCTGTCGCCGATATTCGGGTGCAATATGCTCCGCTCAAAGGTATTGCGATTCCTGAAGACCAGGTGCCTTTGGCGATTGATGAATTCCCAGCGCTCTTGGTTGCGGCCGCCTGCGCTGAAGGTGAAACAGTTTTGACCGGCGCGGAAGAACTGCGCGTAAAAGAAACTGATCGTATTCAGGCGATGGCCGATGGTTTGCAAGCATTGGGTATTGAATGTTCTCCAACGCCGGACGGTATTCGGGTTATCGGCGGTACGCTGACCGGCGGTGCCGTGGAAAGTTTTCACGACCACCGCATCGCAATGTCTTTTACCGTTGCCGCATTGCGCGCATCTGGCCCAATTACGGTAAATAATTGTGCAAACGTGACGACTTCATTCCCGAATTTTGTCGCCTTGGCAAAAACCGTGGGCATAAGCTTAGAAGTAAATCATTCTTAA
- a CDS encoding ComEA family DNA-binding protein, translating into MKQGLVSRSFRAIFFRDFYTCVFALLLAAMLVASPLTFAGSADKAADQAKSTLVASSVNINKADAQTIADTLKGIGLKKAQAIVAYREKNGKFKSMDDLLAVKGVGKATLEKNKSLIAL; encoded by the coding sequence ATGAAGCAAGGATTAGTCTCACGCTCATTCCGAGCCATTTTCTTCCGCGATTTTTACACCTGTGTATTTGCACTACTGCTGGCAGCGATGCTGGTAGCTTCACCGCTCACTTTTGCAGGCAGTGCCGATAAAGCGGCGGATCAGGCTAAATCGACGCTGGTTGCAAGTAGCGTTAATATCAACAAAGCCGACGCACAAACAATTGCCGATACTCTAAAGGGAATTGGTCTAAAAAAGGCTCAGGCGATTGTGGCCTACCGCGAGAAGAATGGAAAATTCAAATCGATGGACGACCTGCTGGCGGTTAAAGGTGTAGGTAAAGCAACGCTGGAGAAAAATAAAAGCCTTATTGCACTCTAG
- the gyrA gene encoding DNA gyrase subunit A, translating into MGDIAKEILPVSIEDELKQSYLDYAMSVIVGRALPDVRDGLKPVHRRVLFAMSELNNDWNKPYKKSARVVGDVIGKYHPHGDSAVYDTIVRMAQPFSLRYTLVDGQGNFGSIDGDGAAAMRYTEIRMQKLSHDLLADLDKETVDFVPNYDGTEQIPAVLPTRVPNLLINGSSGIAVGMATNIPPHNLREVITGCIRLIENPAATIDDLIEDIPGPDFPTGGIINGRAGILMAYRTGRGRIYVRAKAEVVTDEKTNRDTILIHEIPYQVNKARLIEKIAELVKDKKIEGISEIRDESDKDGLRVVIEIKRGDMGDVVLNNLYAQTQLQSVFGINIVALVDDQPKVLNLKQMLEHFISHRREVVTRRTVYLLRKARERGHVLEGLAVAIANIDEVIALIKASQTPAEAREALLARGWGTNTISQFLERAGADACRPDDLGAEFGMRDGQYFLSPAQVQAILELRLHRLTGMEHDKLLAEYEEKLQQISEYLEILSNAVRLMEVIREELEAVMAEYGDERRTDIQNSQQDLTVEDLINEEDRVVTISHGGYAKTQPLDAYQAQRRGGMGKAATSVKDEDFVEHLLIANTHDYILCFTNAGKVFWLKVYQIPVAGRQSRGRPMVNLLPLEEGERITSILPVREFDEDRFIVMATSQGTVKKTPLSQFARPRSVGLRAIDLVEGDHLVGTAITDGQQDIMLLSSSGKAARFAEEQVRSMGRTSRGVRGIRMADEHRVIAMVIPADGGKVLTVSENGYGKRTDVDDFPTKGRGSQGVIAMQVSERNGGLVGAVQIFDGDELMMISDQGTLVRTRGDEVSLLSRNTQGVRLIKVRESEHIVGVARIAEQLDQDADDETESNEE; encoded by the coding sequence ATGGGCGATATCGCAAAAGAAATCCTTCCCGTCAGCATCGAAGACGAACTCAAACAATCTTACCTCGACTACGCCATGAGCGTTATCGTTGGCCGGGCACTGCCCGATGTGCGTGACGGCCTCAAGCCGGTGCATCGACGCGTGCTCTTCGCCATGAGCGAGCTAAACAACGACTGGAACAAGCCTTACAAAAAGTCTGCCCGTGTGGTGGGCGATGTTATCGGTAAATACCACCCGCATGGCGATTCCGCCGTGTACGACACCATTGTACGTATGGCGCAGCCGTTTAGCTTGCGTTATACCCTGGTAGACGGGCAGGGCAACTTCGGCTCTATCGATGGCGACGGCGCTGCGGCTATGCGATATACCGAAATTCGCATGCAGAAACTGTCCCACGATCTGCTCGCCGATCTGGATAAAGAAACCGTGGATTTCGTGCCCAACTACGACGGCACCGAGCAGATCCCCGCGGTGCTGCCGACACGGGTTCCCAACCTGCTGATTAACGGTTCTTCCGGGATCGCGGTGGGTATGGCGACCAATATCCCGCCGCACAATCTGCGCGAAGTGATTACCGGCTGTATTCGACTGATCGAAAACCCGGCTGCCACTATCGACGACCTGATTGAAGACATCCCCGGCCCCGATTTCCCCACCGGCGGCATTATCAATGGCCGCGCGGGTATTTTGATGGCATACCGCACCGGTCGTGGGCGTATTTATGTGCGCGCCAAAGCGGAAGTTGTTACTGACGAAAAGACCAATCGCGATACGATTCTCATCCACGAAATCCCTTATCAGGTGAACAAAGCGCGCTTGATCGAAAAGATCGCGGAATTGGTAAAAGACAAAAAAATCGAAGGTATTTCTGAGATTCGCGACGAGTCCGACAAAGACGGATTGCGGGTGGTTATCGAAATCAAGCGCGGCGATATGGGCGATGTGGTGCTCAACAACCTGTACGCGCAAACCCAGCTGCAAAGCGTTTTCGGGATTAACATCGTTGCCCTGGTCGATGATCAGCCCAAGGTGCTGAACCTCAAGCAGATGCTTGAGCATTTTATTTCGCATCGCCGCGAGGTTGTGACCCGCCGTACCGTCTACCTGTTGCGCAAAGCGCGTGAACGCGGCCATGTGTTGGAAGGTCTGGCGGTTGCGATTGCCAACATCGACGAAGTGATCGCATTGATCAAAGCCTCGCAAACCCCGGCGGAGGCGCGTGAAGCGCTCCTGGCTCGCGGTTGGGGCACCAACACCATTTCGCAGTTTTTGGAGCGAGCGGGCGCGGATGCGTGCCGCCCAGACGACCTCGGCGCCGAGTTTGGCATGCGCGACGGCCAGTACTTTCTATCGCCTGCGCAGGTTCAGGCGATTCTCGAACTGCGTTTGCACCGCCTTACCGGCATGGAGCACGATAAGCTCCTTGCTGAATACGAAGAAAAACTCCAGCAAATCTCCGAATATCTTGAAATTCTCAGCAATGCCGTGCGCTTGATGGAAGTTATCCGCGAGGAACTGGAAGCGGTTATGGCGGAATACGGCGACGAGCGCCGTACCGATATACAGAACTCGCAGCAGGATCTTACCGTTGAAGATCTCATCAATGAAGAAGACCGCGTGGTGACCATTTCCCATGGTGGTTACGCCAAAACCCAACCATTGGATGCTTATCAGGCTCAGCGCCGCGGGGGCATGGGTAAGGCCGCAACCTCGGTGAAAGACGAAGACTTTGTCGAGCATTTGTTAATCGCCAACACCCACGATTACATTCTCTGTTTTACCAATGCAGGTAAGGTGTTCTGGCTGAAGGTATACCAGATTCCGGTCGCCGGTCGTCAGTCTCGTGGTCGTCCTATGGTTAATCTGCTGCCACTGGAAGAGGGTGAACGTATTACGTCCATTCTCCCCGTGCGCGAGTTCGACGAAGACCGCTTTATTGTTATGGCCACGTCACAGGGCACGGTAAAGAAAACCCCACTGTCGCAATTTGCACGCCCACGTTCGGTCGGGCTCCGAGCAATTGATTTGGTCGAAGGCGATCACTTGGTGGGGACTGCAATTACCGATGGTCAGCAGGACATCATGCTGCTCAGCTCCAGTGGTAAAGCGGCGCGATTTGCCGAAGAGCAGGTGCGCTCTATGGGCCGCACATCGCGTGGTGTGCGAGGTATTCGCATGGCGGATGAGCACAGGGTTATCGCCATGGTCATTCCTGCCGACGGTGGCAAAGTATTAACTGTCAGCGAAAACGGCTACGGAAAGCGCACCGATGTCGATGACTTCCCGACCAAAGGCCGTGGTTCGCAGGGCGTAATTGCGATGCAGGTTAGTGAACGCAATGGTGGCCTCGTCGGCGCGGTACAGATTTTCGATGGCGATGAGCTGATGATGATTTCCGATCAGGGCACACTGGTGCGCACGCGCGGCGACGAAGTCTCCCTGTTGAGCCGCAACACCCAGGGCGTGCGTCTTATCAAGGTTCGCGAGAGCGAGCATATTGTTGGTGTTGCGCGTATTGCTGAGCAACTGGATCAGGACGCAGACGACGAGACGGAGTCCAATGAGGAATAA
- the cysD gene encoding sulfate adenylyltransferase subunit CysD — protein sequence MSNQFQMTHLKQLEAESIHIIREVAAEFDNPVMLYSIGKDSAVMMHLAMKAFAPGKPPFPLMHVDTTWKFKEMIEFRDNRLKELGWDLIVHINQEGVEMGVGPFTHGSAKHTDIMKTQSLKQALDKYGFDAAFGGARRDEEKSRAKERVYSFRDKNHRWDPKNQRPELWNLYNGRVDKGESIRVFPLSNWTELDIWQYIHLENIPIVPLYFAAKRPVVEKDGVLIMVDDDRMPIGEDEVIEEKMVRFRTLGCYPLTGAVESTATTLPEIIQEMLLTKTSERQGRVIDHDSSGSMEKKKQEGYF from the coding sequence ATGTCTAACCAGTTTCAAATGACGCACCTCAAGCAGCTTGAGGCCGAAAGCATCCACATTATTCGTGAGGTGGCTGCGGAATTCGACAACCCGGTGATGCTCTATTCCATCGGTAAAGATTCCGCTGTGATGATGCACCTGGCAATGAAGGCGTTCGCCCCCGGCAAGCCACCGTTTCCGCTGATGCATGTGGATACCACCTGGAAATTTAAGGAAATGATTGAGTTCCGCGATAACCGGCTTAAAGAGCTGGGCTGGGATTTAATTGTCCATATTAACCAGGAAGGTGTGGAGATGGGCGTAGGTCCGTTTACCCACGGCAGTGCGAAGCACACCGATATTATGAAAACCCAGTCGCTAAAACAGGCGCTTGATAAATACGGTTTCGACGCCGCATTTGGGGGAGCCCGTCGCGACGAAGAAAAATCCCGGGCAAAAGAGCGTGTGTACTCCTTCCGCGATAAAAACCATCGCTGGGACCCAAAAAATCAGCGCCCGGAATTGTGGAACCTCTACAACGGCCGTGTGGACAAAGGCGAAAGCATTCGCGTGTTCCCACTGAGTAACTGGACGGAGCTGGATATCTGGCAATATATTCATCTGGAAAATATCCCCATTGTGCCGCTTTACTTTGCCGCCAAACGTCCGGTTGTTGAAAAAGACGGTGTGTTGATTATGGTTGATGACGATCGTATGCCAATTGGCGAAGACGAGGTGATCGAAGAAAAAATGGTTCGCTTCCGTACTCTCGGCTGCTACCCACTTACTGGTGCTGTGGAGTCCACTGCGACCACGCTGCCGGAAATTATTCAAGAAATGCTGCTCACTAAAACTTCCGAGCGCCAGGGCCGTGTTATCGACCACGACTCCTCCGGCTCAATGGAGAAGAAAAAGCAGGAAGGTTATTTTTAA
- a CDS encoding LapA family protein — protein sequence MFARIYRWFRRLFILVWLLLVCAIAGWIAWANADLISVNLFAIQFPKLSIGFYLCFTFAFGILLGWFGTLILANTKLLARKRELNKAKKEVDKLRAAQLSP from the coding sequence GTGTTTGCGCGAATTTATCGCTGGTTCCGTCGGTTGTTTATTCTGGTGTGGCTGTTGCTGGTGTGCGCAATCGCAGGTTGGATCGCTTGGGCCAATGCCGATCTTATCTCGGTAAACCTGTTTGCGATTCAGTTTCCTAAGCTCAGCATTGGGTTCTACCTGTGCTTTACCTTTGCTTTCGGCATTTTGCTGGGTTGGTTTGGCACACTCATACTGGCGAATACCAAGCTGCTTGCGCGCAAGCGTGAATTGAACAAGGCGAAAAAAGAAGTAGACAAGCTGCGAGCCGCGCAACTTAGCCCCTAG
- the cysN gene encoding sulfate adenylyltransferase subunit CysN produces MSHQSELIETDIDAYLAQHERKELLRFLTCGSVDDGKSTLIGRLLHDSKMIYEDQLAAVASDTTKHGTTGEKIDLALLVDGLQAEREQGITIDVAYRYFSTAKRKFIIADTPGHEQYTRNMATGASTCDLAVILIDARYGVQTQTRRHSYIASLLGIKHVVVAINKMDLVEFSESRFEEIKQSYLDLSKSLNPAELHFVPMSALDGDNVVNISERTPWYSGKSLMQILETVEIASDKNADDFRFPVQFVNRPNLNFRGFCGTVASGVVKVGDKVKALPSGKTSTVKSIVTFDGELDEAFVGQAVTLTLADEIDISRGDMVVLADSEQTLSNRLRAHLVWMSEAELKPGKQYLFKFASKVTPGVVADIEYRVDVNTFEKSEESAMQLNDIAVVDVQLEQEVVVDAYQKNRATGAFIVIDRLTNITVGAGMAIEALASAAATKGDYSEFEVELNALVRKHFPHWDAKKIG; encoded by the coding sequence ATGTCTCACCAGTCAGAATTAATAGAAACAGATATTGATGCTTATCTTGCGCAGCACGAGCGCAAGGAATTGTTGCGGTTTTTAACCTGCGGCAGTGTTGACGATGGTAAATCCACACTCATTGGTCGTCTCCTGCACGACTCCAAAATGATTTACGAAGATCAACTTGCGGCAGTTGCATCGGATACCACCAAGCACGGCACTACCGGCGAAAAAATCGATTTGGCGTTGCTGGTCGATGGCCTGCAAGCGGAGCGAGAGCAGGGTATCACCATTGATGTAGCTTACCGCTATTTCTCCACCGCCAAGCGTAAATTTATTATTGCGGATACGCCCGGGCACGAGCAGTACACCCGCAACATGGCGACAGGTGCATCCACCTGTGATTTAGCGGTTATTTTGATTGACGCTCGCTACGGCGTACAGACGCAAACGCGTCGCCATTCGTACATCGCTTCTCTGCTGGGGATTAAGCATGTAGTAGTGGCGATTAATAAAATGGATTTGGTCGAATTCAGTGAGAGTCGCTTCGAAGAAATCAAGCAGTCGTATCTTGATCTTTCGAAATCGCTTAACCCTGCGGAACTACACTTTGTTCCCATGTCAGCACTGGACGGCGACAACGTCGTCAATATCAGTGAGCGTACGCCCTGGTATTCCGGCAAATCGCTGATGCAAATTCTCGAAACCGTAGAAATTGCCAGCGATAAAAATGCGGACGATTTTCGTTTTCCAGTACAGTTTGTGAATCGCCCGAACCTGAATTTCCGGGGCTTTTGCGGCACGGTGGCTTCTGGTGTGGTAAAAGTTGGCGACAAGGTGAAAGCGCTACCCTCGGGTAAAACCAGTACGGTTAAATCAATTGTTACTTTTGACGGCGAGCTTGATGAAGCATTTGTTGGACAGGCGGTTACCCTGACGCTTGCGGACGAAATCGATATCAGCCGTGGCGATATGGTTGTATTAGCCGATTCGGAGCAAACCCTGTCCAACCGTTTGCGGGCTCATTTGGTGTGGATGTCGGAAGCGGAACTCAAGCCTGGTAAACAATATTTGTTTAAATTTGCCAGTAAAGTTACTCCGGGTGTGGTTGCGGATATTGAATATCGGGTAGACGTCAATACCTTTGAAAAGTCTGAAGAGTCGGCAATGCAGTTGAATGATATTGCAGTTGTTGACGTGCAGCTGGAACAGGAAGTCGTTGTAGATGCCTACCAGAAAAACCGGGCAACTGGCGCGTTTATCGTGATCGACAGGCTCACCAATATTACTGTTGGGGCGGGTATGGCGATAGAGGCGTTGGCCTCGGCTGCGGCGACCAAAGGCGATTACTCGGAGTTTGAAGTCGAACTCAATGCGCTGGTCCGCAAGCACTTTCCCCATTGGGACGCTAAGAAAATCGGCTAG
- the cmk gene encoding (d)CMP kinase, translating to MAEVAPVITIDGPSGSGKGTISRLIAEQTGFHLLDSGAIYRLCALACLRGNTDIEDADAVNRVAQTLDIRFDVGTAGVIVFLAQDDVTGDIRQENVGMAASTIAAFPSVRASLLDCQRSFQQPPGLVADGRDMGTVVFPSAGCKVFLTASAEIRADRRVKQLQDAGQASVDRGQILADIIARDERDTNRATSPLVPAADALVLDSTALTIDEVLAEIMALIKSRALLG from the coding sequence ATGGCAGAGGTAGCGCCAGTTATCACAATCGATGGCCCAAGCGGCTCCGGTAAAGGCACCATTTCTCGCTTAATCGCGGAACAAACCGGCTTTCATTTACTCGATAGTGGAGCCATCTACCGTCTTTGCGCGCTGGCGTGTCTGCGTGGAAATACAGATATCGAAGATGCCGACGCGGTTAACCGGGTTGCGCAGACATTGGATATTCGCTTCGACGTTGGCACCGCGGGCGTAATTGTGTTTCTTGCTCAAGACGACGTTACGGGTGATATCCGGCAGGAAAACGTCGGTATGGCTGCATCGACAATAGCCGCTTTCCCGAGCGTGCGCGCCAGCCTGCTGGACTGCCAGCGCAGTTTTCAGCAGCCCCCGGGTTTGGTGGCCGACGGCAGAGATATGGGAACCGTGGTGTTTCCCTCTGCAGGCTGTAAAGTATTTCTTACCGCCAGTGCAGAAATCCGCGCGGATCGCCGCGTAAAACAGTTGCAGGACGCCGGGCAAGCGAGCGTCGACCGCGGCCAGATTCTCGCCGATATAATTGCCCGCGACGAGAGAGACACCAACCGGGCGACTTCACCGCTGGTGCCTGCCGCCGACGCGTTAGTTTTAGACAGCACGGCGCTGACAATCGATGAGGTGTTAGCGGAGATTATGGCGTTGATAAAATCTCGCGCGCTGCTTGGGTGA
- the pyrF gene encoding orotidine-5'-phosphate decarboxylase gives MSVTGPQLLVAMDFNDINDCLALACQLDPQSCRLKIGKELFTTAGPAVVESVQKLGFDVFLDLKFHDIPNTVAGAVKAAANMGVWMVNVHASGGQRMMEAARESLVLFSHKPLLIAVTVLTSMDQSDLNGIGITESPEAMVARLASLAKLSGMDGVVCSALEAGAMKVQQGADFLTITPGIRPASTEAGDQRRVVTPEQAIANGSDFIVVGRPITQAEDPAAACAQIVNSIQ, from the coding sequence ATGTCTGTAACCGGTCCCCAACTGCTAGTCGCAATGGACTTTAACGATATTAACGACTGCCTTGCGCTGGCGTGTCAACTCGATCCACAATCCTGCCGTTTGAAAATTGGCAAAGAACTCTTTACTACAGCGGGCCCTGCCGTGGTGGAAAGCGTGCAAAAGCTGGGTTTCGACGTATTTCTCGATCTTAAGTTTCACGATATTCCCAACACGGTGGCTGGTGCGGTTAAAGCAGCAGCGAACATGGGGGTGTGGATGGTGAATGTCCACGCCAGCGGCGGGCAGAGGATGATGGAAGCGGCACGGGAGTCGCTGGTATTGTTCAGCCATAAGCCGCTGTTGATTGCGGTAACCGTACTCACGAGCATGGATCAGTCCGATCTTAATGGAATCGGTATAACCGAATCGCCCGAGGCCATGGTGGCGCGCTTGGCGTCACTGGCAAAACTATCGGGTATGGATGGCGTAGTGTGTTCCGCCCTCGAAGCGGGAGCCATGAAAGTTCAACAAGGCGCAGATTTCCTGACAATTACCCCAGGCATTCGACCGGCTTCAACCGAAGCGGGAGACCAGCGCCGGGTTGTTACCCCAGAGCAAGCCATTGCCAATGGCAGCGATTTTATTGTTGTTGGCCGTCCCATAACACAAGCGGAAGATCCTGCTGCCGCTTGTGCCCAAATCGTCAACAGCATTCAATAA
- the pheA gene encoding prephenate dehydratase has product MKDSDSDNPAGQDSEREALSQLRVKIDSIDEQIGELINARARCAQEVAEIKKRHSADGEISTFYRPEREAQVLRRAMERNTGPLDNEEFARLFREIMSACLALEAPVKVAYLGPEGTFTQQAAIKHFGHSAHTVSLSAIDEVFREVASGAAHFGVVPVENSTEGVVTHTLDNFLGSSVKICGEVVLRIHHNFLVSDITRVDSISRVYSHAQSLSQCRKWLDAHYPRAERVAVSSNAEAAKRVKGEWNAAAIAGKMAAELYDLNLHAESIEDQPDNSTRFLIIGADEVEASGDDKTSIVVSTRNEPGALHGLLEPFHRHNVDLTRVETRPSLTGTWNYVFFIDFSGHVSDSTIQAALSEVSSRVADLKILGSYPKGVL; this is encoded by the coding sequence GTGAAGGATTCAGATTCTGATAACCCGGCCGGACAAGACAGCGAGCGCGAAGCCCTGTCCCAGTTGCGGGTAAAAATCGATTCCATCGATGAACAGATTGGCGAGCTGATTAACGCTCGCGCCCGCTGCGCGCAGGAAGTCGCGGAGATAAAAAAACGCCACTCGGCAGACGGTGAAATATCCACGTTTTACCGTCCTGAGCGGGAGGCGCAGGTGCTGCGCCGCGCGATGGAGCGCAACACAGGTCCGCTGGACAACGAAGAGTTCGCGCGTCTGTTCAGAGAGATTATGTCCGCGTGCCTGGCCCTCGAAGCGCCAGTTAAAGTGGCCTATCTCGGCCCCGAAGGCACTTTTACGCAACAGGCCGCAATTAAGCACTTTGGCCATTCTGCGCACACGGTTTCGCTGAGCGCAATCGACGAGGTGTTCCGCGAAGTGGCTTCAGGCGCTGCCCATTTTGGTGTGGTGCCGGTAGAAAATTCCACCGAAGGCGTGGTGACCCACACGCTCGACAACTTTCTTGGCAGCAGTGTGAAAATTTGCGGTGAAGTTGTGTTGCGCATCCATCACAACTTTTTGGTTTCCGATATTACGCGAGTAGACAGCATTTCCCGCGTATATTCCCATGCGCAATCGCTTTCCCAGTGCCGTAAATGGCTGGATGCACATTATCCGCGCGCCGAGCGGGTGGCAGTGAGCAGCAACGCGGAGGCGGCCAAGCGGGTAAAAGGTGAATGGAACGCTGCGGCAATCGCCGGCAAAATGGCGGCCGAGTTATACGATTTAAATTTGCATGCTGAAAGTATCGAAGACCAGCCAGACAATTCGACCCGTTTTCTGATTATCGGTGCGGACGAAGTGGAAGCCAGTGGCGACGATAAAACCTCAATCGTTGTATCTACCCGCAATGAGCCCGGTGCGTTGCACGGCCTGCTCGAGCCTTTCCACCGCCACAACGTCGACTTAACTCGCGTAGAGACACGTCCATCCCTGACCGGGACTTGGAATTACGTGTTCTTTATCGATTTCTCCGGTCACGTAAGTGACAGCACTATTCAGGCGGCGCTCAGTGAAGTGTCCAGTCGGGTCGCGGACCTGAAGATCCTGGGTTCCTATCCTAAAGGGGTATTGTAG